In [Chlorobium] sp. 445, the genomic stretch GAAGCGCAAGCTGGTCGCTTATTTGGTGCCATTCCGCAACCTGACCTTTCATGGTATGGCGGTGCGGCGGGTGCACAAGCCTTCATTCACCTCGATTGGGGCTCACCCTTTCTTGAAGCACGATTGGGCGTTGCCACTATTGAGAACACAGGCTTTACTTTTTTGCCATCATTTGGTGCAGGCGTTCGTTTCAAGGCAGAAATTTTGGAGTTTGTCTTGTTCGGTCGTTATCAGTTTATCACAGGCGATAGCTTTCAAGAGCGAACAGGTGCTCGCAATGCGCTCGATATCGGTGTCAATCTTGCCTTCTAAACTACAGAGCAGTTCTTGACAAGCCGAAAAATTATTAGCATCTTTGAAGTGTTCCTTCTGAGGCAACTAGCAACATCAATTTTTTGGATTCCAGAGATATGGGTTACTATGATGAGTATCGCCCAGGTGGGTTTTCAATCATGCCGCCTGCAATTAAGTTGATTATTACTATCAATGTTGTTGTGTTTCTACTTCAATTCTTTACACCAATGCGGGGTCTTCTGACGGAGTTTGGCGCGCTTTGGACTTGGGAATCTGGACGATTTGAGATATGGCAACTTATTACTTATCTCTTTCTGCATGGCGGTTTCTTGCACATTCTCTTTAATATGTTTGCGCTGTGGATGTTTGGTGCAGAAATTGAGAACTACTGGGGCACACAGCAATTTACCATCTACTACTTTACCTGCGGCATTGGCGCTGGCATCATCAATCTTCTGCTCACCAGTGGCATGTATCCGACTGTTGGGGCATCGGGCGCTGTCTATGGCGTGCTGCTTGCTTTCGGTATGATGTTCCCTGAACGCTACATCTATATCTATTTTCTCTTGCCTATTAAAGCCAAGTATCTGGTTATTCTGTACGCTGTGCTGGAATTTATTGCAAGCTTTGATCAAGCTGCAAGTGGCGTGGCACACTTTGCGCATCTTGGCGGTATGGCCGTCGGGTATATCTACATCAAAGTTATGCAGCGCGAATTCCCACTTCAATCATGGTTTGAAAAGACTTTTGCGACCAGCGAATCGCGTGCGCAGTCCTCTCGTTCAACATCTTCACGCCGTATCACACAAGACCGCATCGATGAAATTCTCGACAAAATTTCGCGCTCTGGCTATGAATCGCTAACTAGTGAAGAAAAGCGTATACTACTTGAAGCCAGCAGAGATGACAAATAACGGTCTTGTGCAGTGCACTACTCACTTGGTATTTTCGGGCTTACAGCAGTAAGCCCTTTTCATTTTACTTGAATCTATGCGACGCATCTTTCTTGTTTCCTTGCTTCTGCTCTTTTCTCTGTTGCTTCGCTCTGCCTTTGCGCAAACTGGTCTCACCTTTCTGCAACTGGGCGTAACCGCTCGAGAGCAAGCGATGGCTAATGTCGGCGTGGCTTCCGCAACTGGCGCTGCTGCCAACTACTACAATCCCGCCTTGCTCAATTCTGGAGAAAAATCCGTCATTCTCTTCTCACAGAGTTTATGGCTTCTGGATACCTACTCAAGCTATGCTGCCACTGCATTCAACTATGGGCAGAGCGCACTGGGTTTCTCCCTTACTTGGCTTACCATCAATGACATTCCCATTCGCACGCGCCCAACGGAATCACCTGAAGGCACATTTGCCGCACAAAATCTGGCACTTAGCGCCTCTTACGCCTACTCATTTAGCAATCGCTTCACACTTGCCTTGACAAGTAAATTTCTCTATGAACGCATTTTTATTGATGATGCAACAGGCGTCGCTTTTGACTTGTCAGGTCTATATGCCCTCTCCTCTAACTTTCGACTGGCAGCAGCACTGCAAAACCTTGGCGGTATGAATGCACTTTCAAGCGAATCTTCACGCTTACCCACACTGCTTCGTGCAGGCGCAGCCTATTCGCTTGCTTTTTCTTCTCTTGAAAGTCGCGTTTTGCTTGAAGCCAACGCAATTGTCGTGTTTTCCGACGCTACTGTGTTCAACCTTGGTGCAGAGTTCGAGTTTCGTGATCTCTTTTGGGCACGTGCTGGGCTTACACTCGGTCAAGCCTCACGGAATCTTTCAGCAGGCATTGGCATCAAGTGGAGCAGCTTTAAGCTCGACTATGCCTTCGTGCCCTTCTCCGACCAATTAGGGTCAGCAAACATCTTCACAGTGCAGTTTCAATACTGACCTACATCTGAGACAGAATCGCAATAACACCTTCTCGCAACTTGTTCCAGTCTCCTGCTAGAGTTTTGCTTACGGTCAGGAAGTTATTCATGTAAAAGACAGAAGTCACTTCGCCAAGTTCGAAGATTGCTTTGGCGAGCGCATCGTTCTCAGCTTCTTTGTGCGACATAAAGGCATGTGAACCAGGTGGGAAGGTGCCAGCTATGATGAACTTCAAAGCGTTAGGGTTTGGTGTTGGTTGTGTCTCTATGACTTGCATAGCTTCTCTCATGTTGG encodes the following:
- a CDS encoding rhomboid family intramembrane serine protease; translated protein: MGYYDEYRPGGFSIMPPAIKLIITINVVVFLLQFFTPMRGLLTEFGALWTWESGRFEIWQLITYLFLHGGFLHILFNMFALWMFGAEIENYWGTQQFTIYYFTCGIGAGIINLLLTSGMYPTVGASGAVYGVLLAFGMMFPERYIYIYFLLPIKAKYLVILYAVLEFIASFDQAASGVAHFAHLGGMAVGYIYIKVMQREFPLQSWFEKTFATSESRAQSSRSTSSRRITQDRIDEILDKISRSGYESLTSEEKRILLEASRDDK